The Hymenobacter sp. 5317J-9 genome has a window encoding:
- a CDS encoding phosphatase PAP2 family protein encodes MLEAIKTLDRTWLLAINHAHAPWLDRVMVLASDRTVWFPVYAVLIGWLIYHFRWRAAVLLPLVVAAVALADSITSRLFKPYFGRPRPCHDAAIFLQLHLPDGCGGQFGFLSSHAANSTALAVFIAVSLPNGRFRSLKIAIFLWAILLSYSRMYLGAHYPTDVLGGAIIGGLLGWAAALGFQHWQFKRWPEKA; translated from the coding sequence ATGCTTGAGGCCATCAAAACCCTTGACCGCACTTGGCTGCTGGCCATCAACCACGCCCACGCGCCGTGGTTGGACCGGGTGATGGTGCTGGCCTCCGACCGTACGGTGTGGTTTCCGGTGTATGCCGTACTCATTGGCTGGCTCATCTACCATTTCCGCTGGCGGGCGGCGGTGCTGCTGCCGCTGGTGGTGGCAGCCGTGGCCCTGGCCGATAGCATCACGAGCCGGCTCTTCAAGCCGTATTTTGGGCGGCCCCGCCCCTGCCACGATGCGGCCATTTTCCTGCAGCTGCACCTGCCCGATGGCTGCGGCGGACAGTTTGGCTTTCTCTCGTCGCACGCCGCCAACTCCACGGCGCTGGCCGTATTTATAGCGGTTTCGCTGCCTAATGGAAGATTTCGCAGCTTAAAAATAGCCATATTTTTATGGGCTATTTTACTATCGTATAGCCGTATGTATCTTGGCGCCCATTACCCTACCGATGTACTGGGCGGGGCTATTATTGGGGGGTTGCTGGGCTGGGCCGCCGCGTTGGGGTTTCAGCATTGGCAATTCAAGCGTTGGCCTGAAAAAGCGTAA
- a CDS encoding NAD(P)H-dependent oxidoreductase, with the protein MLSSTRRMGNTEQLAYCAANSLPSSAQQRWIHLQDHPLPYFVDLRHHTPYPAPTGNAQLLLDATLDATDLVLVAPLYWYSLPVHAKHYLDYWSAWLRTPHLNFREEMRGKTLWFIVVSSGDRAETKPLEETLILTARYMAMNWGGLLYGTGSRPNDIQDDAQALKQAQHFFSAADPAPDPSPTAAQPLMQKAR; encoded by the coding sequence TTGCTTTCGAGCACCCGCCGCATGGGCAATACCGAGCAATTGGCTTATTGTGCCGCCAATTCGCTGCCGTCCAGCGCCCAGCAACGCTGGATTCACCTGCAGGACCACCCGCTGCCTTATTTCGTCGACCTACGCCACCACACGCCCTACCCCGCGCCCACCGGCAACGCCCAACTCCTGCTCGACGCCACCCTCGACGCCACTGACCTGGTGCTGGTGGCGCCGCTGTACTGGTATAGCCTGCCCGTGCACGCCAAGCATTACCTCGACTACTGGAGCGCCTGGCTGCGCACGCCCCACCTTAACTTTCGGGAAGAAATGCGGGGCAAAACGCTGTGGTTTATCGTGGTGAGCAGCGGCGACCGGGCCGAAACCAAGCCGTTGGAAGAAACCCTCATCCTCACGGCCCGATACATGGCCATGAATTGGGGCGGGCTGCTCTACGGCACCGGCTCGCGCCCCAACGACATCCAGGACGACGCCCAGGCTCTGAAGCAGGCCCAGCACTTTTTCAGCGCTGCAGACCCGGCCCCTGACCCTAGCCCCACGGCGGCCCAGCCGCTCATGCAAAAAGCCCGCTAA
- a CDS encoding thiamine pyrophosphate-dependent enzyme, producing MSEFAVPTASDTTDLSNTRVASAAAAAAAAFSASSEAPAPAVDRYLLRRAYRLMHTAAAMADLYEEQKAISARYVHATARGHEAVQLAAAFLLTETDFAAPYYRDDALLLGLGLRPFELMLQLMAKAGDPFSGGRTYYSHPSLRRAGVPVIPHQSSATGMQAIPATGVAHAIKYFESLTAEALTGATEAVKQNRESLVANRSLSLCSIGDGAMTEGEVSEALQMAILHQLPIIYLVQDNDWGISATGREMRAMNAYEFAAGFPGLRRMQVDGADFGSSYAGLTEAFAHVRARRGPVLVHAKCPLLGHHTSGVRREWYRHDLANHQTQDPLPRLHQQLLAGGFAEAELEELRDEARATVQADWAEALAAPNPDPATFADHEFAPPAVTAEAGERSPAGAEKALMVDAALHAVDDILREFPEALFYGQDVGGELGGVFREAALLAKKYGDGRVFNTPIQEAYIVGSTAGMAAVGARPIVEIQFADYIWPSLNQLVEELSKSCYLTMGKFPIPALIRVPIGAYGGGGPYHSGSIESTLLTIRGIKVVYPSNAADMKGLMRASYLDPNPVVMLEHKGLYWSKVSGTEEAKTVEPAAGYVIPLGLAAIAQAADAEKLRRGETALVVTYGMGVHWAKTASREYPGQIEILDLRTLNPLDFDAVTAATRRHGKVLVLTEEPLLNSFAESLAGRIQRHCFEALDAPVFTLGAANLPAIALNVELERQMLPSAEKVATAIAELLAY from the coding sequence ATGTCTGAATTCGCAGTTCCCACCGCTTCCGATACCACCGACCTTTCGAATACCCGCGTGGCAAGTGCCGCGGCTGCCGCGGCAGCGGCATTTTCGGCCAGCAGCGAAGCCCCGGCCCCGGCCGTGGACCGCTACTTACTGCGCCGCGCCTACCGCCTGATGCACACCGCGGCCGCCATGGCCGACCTCTACGAAGAGCAAAAAGCCATTTCGGCCCGCTACGTGCACGCCACCGCCCGCGGCCACGAAGCCGTGCAGCTGGCCGCCGCCTTCCTGCTCACCGAAACCGACTTTGCCGCGCCCTATTACCGCGACGACGCCCTGCTGCTGGGCCTGGGCCTGCGTCCTTTCGAACTGATGCTGCAGCTCATGGCCAAAGCCGGCGACCCGTTCAGCGGTGGGCGCACGTACTACTCGCACCCCTCGCTGCGGCGGGCCGGCGTGCCGGTCATTCCGCACCAGAGCTCGGCCACGGGCATGCAGGCCATTCCGGCCACGGGCGTGGCGCACGCCATCAAGTACTTCGAGTCGCTGACGGCGGAAGCGTTGACGGGAGCCACCGAGGCAGTGAAGCAGAACCGCGAAAGCCTCGTGGCCAACCGCTCGTTGAGCTTGTGCTCGATTGGTGACGGGGCCATGACCGAGGGCGAGGTGTCGGAGGCGCTGCAAATGGCTATTCTGCACCAATTGCCCATTATTTATCTGGTGCAGGATAATGACTGGGGCATTTCGGCCACCGGCCGCGAGATGCGCGCCATGAATGCCTACGAGTTTGCGGCAGGCTTCCCCGGCCTGCGCCGCATGCAGGTGGACGGCGCCGATTTTGGCTCGTCCTACGCCGGTCTCACCGAGGCGTTTGCCCACGTGCGGGCCCGGCGCGGGCCAGTGCTGGTGCACGCCAAATGCCCGCTGCTGGGCCACCACACCAGCGGCGTGCGGCGCGAATGGTACCGCCACGACCTGGCCAATCATCAAACCCAGGACCCGCTGCCGCGCCTGCACCAGCAGCTACTGGCGGGCGGCTTTGCCGAGGCGGAGCTGGAAGAGCTGCGCGACGAAGCCCGCGCCACCGTGCAGGCCGACTGGGCCGAAGCGCTGGCGGCGCCCAACCCGGACCCGGCCACCTTTGCCGACCACGAGTTTGCGCCGCCCGCCGTGACGGCCGAGGCCGGCGAGCGCAGCCCCGCGGGCGCCGAGAAAGCCCTGATGGTGGATGCCGCCCTGCACGCCGTCGACGACATTTTGCGGGAGTTTCCGGAGGCCTTGTTCTACGGGCAGGACGTGGGCGGCGAGCTGGGCGGCGTGTTTCGCGAGGCTGCGCTGCTGGCCAAGAAATACGGCGACGGCCGCGTGTTCAACACGCCCATTCAGGAGGCTTACATTGTGGGCAGCACGGCCGGCATGGCCGCCGTGGGCGCCCGGCCCATTGTGGAAATTCAGTTTGCCGACTACATCTGGCCCTCGCTGAACCAGCTGGTGGAAGAGCTGTCGAAATCCTGCTACCTCACCATGGGCAAGTTTCCGATTCCGGCGCTCATCCGTGTCCCCATTGGCGCTTATGGTGGGGGCGGGCCCTACCATTCGGGTTCCATCGAGAGCACGCTGCTCACCATTCGGGGCATCAAAGTGGTGTATCCGAGCAACGCGGCCGACATGAAGGGCCTGATGCGCGCCAGCTACCTCGACCCCAACCCCGTGGTGATGCTGGAGCATAAAGGCCTGTACTGGAGCAAAGTATCGGGCACCGAAGAAGCTAAAACTGTGGAGCCCGCCGCCGGCTACGTCATTCCGTTGGGCCTGGCCGCCATCGCGCAGGCTGCTGACGCCGAGAAGCTGCGCCGCGGCGAAACCGCCCTGGTCGTGACCTATGGCATGGGCGTGCACTGGGCCAAAACCGCCAGTCGCGAGTATCCCGGCCAAATCGAAATCCTGGACCTACGCACCCTCAATCCGCTTGACTTCGACGCCGTGACGGCCGCCACCCGCCGCCACGGCAAGGTGCTGGTGCTGACCGAAGAGCCCTTGCTCAACAGCTTTGCCGAAAGCCTGGCCGGGCGCATTCAGCGCCACTGCTTCGAAGCCCTGGACGCGCCCGTGTTCACCCTCGGCGCAGCCAACCTGCCCGCCATCGCACTCAACGTGGAACTGGAACGCCAGATGCTGCCCAGCGCCGAGAAAGTTGCCACGGCCATTGCCGAGCTGCTGGCCTACTAG
- a CDS encoding S8 family serine peptidase, translating to MVLSTRQWFGFALLAGALELLAAAPAAAQGTVRRHLVYFRDKAGTPYTVAQPQAFLSARAIARRTRQGIAVLPRDLPVNPAYVTQVKNLTGSPQVVYTSRWFNAAVVACDSATLARITALPIVRSAATLNRNQQTFSPAAAPGQVPPVAARGTLATRAQYGPAYQQDRQIGATAMHDAGFRGEGMHIAVFDAGFPGVNQIPAMQPLFQENRLVATRNFVDGGKNVYLRNSHGTNCVSAIAANQAGFYIGTAPKATFHLCITEDVNSEHPIEEANWLAAAEYADSAGVDVISSSLGYTTFDAPSRSYTYADMNGRTALSSRAATVAARVGMVVVSAAGNEGNNFWRYISAPADADSIISVAAVDSMGNKAGFSSFGPSADGRIKPTLAAMGQAAAVLAPSGTAFRGNGTSYACPVLAGMVAGFWQANPTLTAQQVIAALRSTASQANNPDNNLGYGIPNFVTAYNALHPTAPLATAAGSAPAETLGLFPNPAGEGALTLVLPQDLRGQPLKLRVLDARGAVVAQQQLGASSSREVSVNLGRLAKGAYTCEVSAGTTRRTVKFVQQ from the coding sequence ATGGTGCTTTCGACACGTCAATGGTTTGGTTTTGCGCTGCTGGCCGGGGCGCTTGAGCTGCTGGCTGCGGCTCCTGCTGCGGCGCAGGGCACGGTGCGCCGCCACCTGGTGTACTTCCGCGACAAGGCCGGTACGCCCTACACCGTGGCCCAGCCGCAGGCATTTCTGTCGGCCCGCGCCATTGCCCGTCGCACCCGGCAAGGCATTGCCGTGCTGCCCCGCGACCTGCCCGTGAACCCGGCCTACGTGACGCAGGTGAAGAACCTGACCGGCAGCCCGCAGGTGGTGTACACCTCGCGCTGGTTCAACGCGGCCGTGGTGGCCTGCGACTCTGCCACCCTGGCCCGCATCACGGCGCTGCCCATTGTGCGCAGCGCTGCCACGCTCAACCGCAATCAACAGACGTTTTCGCCCGCGGCGGCTCCCGGGCAGGTGCCGCCAGTGGCGGCGCGCGGCACGCTGGCCACGCGCGCCCAGTACGGCCCGGCCTACCAGCAGGACCGGCAGATTGGCGCCACGGCCATGCACGACGCCGGCTTCCGCGGCGAAGGCATGCACATCGCCGTGTTCGATGCCGGTTTCCCGGGCGTGAATCAGATTCCGGCCATGCAGCCGCTGTTCCAGGAAAACCGGTTAGTGGCTACGCGCAACTTCGTCGACGGCGGCAAGAATGTGTACCTGCGCAACAGCCACGGCACCAACTGCGTGTCGGCCATTGCGGCCAATCAGGCCGGTTTTTACATCGGCACGGCCCCCAAGGCCACGTTCCACCTGTGCATCACCGAAGACGTGAACTCGGAGCACCCCATTGAGGAGGCCAACTGGCTGGCCGCCGCCGAGTACGCCGACTCGGCCGGGGTCGACGTCATCAGCTCCTCGCTGGGCTACACCACGTTCGACGCCCCCTCGCGCTCCTACACCTACGCCGACATGAACGGCCGCACGGCCCTCAGCTCGCGGGCGGCCACGGTGGCGGCCCGGGTGGGCATGGTGGTGGTGAGCGCCGCCGGCAACGAGGGCAACAACTTCTGGCGCTACATCTCGGCCCCGGCCGATGCCGACTCCATCATCTCGGTGGCCGCCGTCGATTCTATGGGAAATAAGGCCGGGTTCAGCTCCTTCGGGCCTTCGGCCGACGGACGCATCAAGCCCACGCTGGCGGCTATGGGGCAGGCGGCGGCGGTGCTTGCGCCCAGCGGTACTGCTTTCCGTGGCAACGGCACGTCCTACGCCTGCCCGGTGCTGGCGGGCATGGTGGCCGGTTTCTGGCAGGCCAACCCCACGCTCACCGCGCAGCAGGTGATTGCGGCCCTGCGCAGCACCGCCTCGCAGGCCAACAACCCCGACAATAACCTCGGCTACGGCATACCGAACTTTGTGACGGCCTACAACGCCTTGCATCCCACAGCACCGCTGGCCACCGCCGCTGGCAGCGCCCCAGCCGAAACCTTGGGCCTTTTTCCCAACCCGGCCGGCGAGGGTGCCCTGACGCTGGTGCTTCCCCAGGACCTGCGTGGCCAGCCCCTGAAGTTGCGCGTGCTCGATGCCCGCGGCGCGGTGGTGGCCCAGCAGCAGCTCGGCGCCAGCAGCAGCCGCGAGGTATCGGTGAACCTGGGGCGCCTGGCCAAGGGCGCCTACACCTGCGAAGTAAGCGCCGGGACCACCCGCCGCACCGTGAAATTTGTGCAGCAGTAA
- the hemF gene encoding oxygen-dependent coproporphyrinogen oxidase produces MNPTSSPTIRPEIEAWLADFQLRLCQQLETADAGPAHFLTDAWQREGGGGGRSKVLEHGRVLEKGGVGFSAVWGEMSEAAARQLHMPDQHFYATGVSVVLHPRSPRVPIIHMNVRYFEAGNGEAWFGGGIDLTPIYVDETQARRFHARLRAVCDRHNPAYYPKFTRWADDYFFLPHRQETRGVGGIFYDRLTVGRDGTAEELFAFMRDVAELFGPFYAKLMAENHPLPYGEREEAWQTLRRARYAEFNLAFDRGTRFGLETGGRTESILMSLPPRTGWAYNPAPPAAGSPEATTLGWLRKGVDWLADA; encoded by the coding sequence GTGAATCCGACCTCCTCGCCCACCATCCGTCCCGAAATCGAAGCCTGGCTGGCTGATTTTCAGCTACGCCTGTGCCAGCAGCTCGAAACGGCCGACGCCGGCCCCGCCCACTTCCTCACAGATGCCTGGCAGCGCGAAGGCGGCGGCGGCGGCCGCTCCAAAGTGCTGGAACACGGCCGCGTGCTGGAAAAAGGCGGCGTGGGTTTTTCGGCGGTGTGGGGCGAGATGAGCGAGGCCGCCGCCCGGCAGCTGCACATGCCCGACCAGCATTTTTACGCCACCGGCGTGAGCGTGGTGCTGCACCCGCGCAGCCCCCGGGTGCCCATCATCCACATGAACGTGCGCTACTTCGAGGCCGGCAACGGCGAGGCCTGGTTTGGCGGCGGCATCGACCTGACGCCTATTTACGTGGACGAGACCCAGGCCCGCCGCTTCCACGCGCGGCTGCGGGCGGTGTGCGACCGCCACAATCCGGCCTATTACCCCAAGTTCACCCGCTGGGCCGACGACTACTTTTTCCTGCCCCACCGCCAGGAAACGCGCGGCGTGGGCGGCATTTTCTACGACCGCCTCACCGTGGGCCGCGACGGCACGGCCGAGGAGCTGTTTGCCTTCATGCGCGACGTGGCCGAGCTGTTCGGTCCCTTCTACGCCAAACTGATGGCCGAAAACCACCCGCTGCCCTACGGCGAGCGCGAAGAAGCCTGGCAAACCCTGCGCCGCGCCCGCTACGCCGAATTCAACCTGGCCTTTGACCGCGGCACCCGCTTCGGTCTCGAAACCGGCGGCCGCACCGAAAGCATCCTCATGAGCCTGCCCCCGCGCACCGGCTGGGCTTATAACCCCGCCCCACCCGCCGCCGGCTCGCCCGAAGCCACCACCCTGGGCTGGCTCCGCAAGGGCGTAGACTGGCTGGCCGATGCTTGA
- a CDS encoding riboflavin synthase produces MFTGIIEALGTIVAVENQGSNCHFTVSSPFAAELKIDQSVAHDGVCLTVVAVDAAAGTHVVTAIDETLRVTNLGQWEPGRHVNLERCLAATGRFDGHIVQGHVDATATCLSVEDQQGSWLFRFGHEPGPGRLTVNKGSICVNGTSLTCFDSTDDGFTVAIIPYTYEHTGFHQLRPGDTVNLEFDIVGKYVAKLLGRTT; encoded by the coding sequence ATGTTTACCGGAATTATCGAAGCCCTGGGCACCATCGTTGCCGTTGAAAACCAGGGCAGCAACTGCCATTTCACCGTCAGTTCGCCCTTTGCGGCGGAGCTTAAGATTGACCAGAGCGTGGCCCACGACGGCGTGTGCCTAACCGTGGTGGCCGTGGACGCGGCCGCCGGCACGCACGTGGTCACGGCCATCGACGAGACGCTGCGCGTGACCAACCTGGGCCAGTGGGAGCCCGGCCGCCACGTCAACCTGGAGCGCTGCCTCGCAGCCACGGGCCGTTTCGATGGGCACATTGTGCAGGGGCACGTCGACGCCACTGCCACTTGCCTGAGCGTGGAAGACCAGCAGGGCTCCTGGCTGTTTCGCTTCGGGCACGAGCCGGGCCCCGGCCGACTCACCGTCAACAAAGGCTCCATCTGCGTGAACGGCACCAGCCTGACTTGCTTTGATAGTACCGACGACGGCTTCACGGTGGCCATCATCCCGTACACCTACGAGCACACCGGCTTCCACCAGCTGCGGCCCGGCGACACGGTGAACCTGGAATTCGACATTGTGGGCAAGTACGTGGCCAAGCTCCTGGGCCGAACCACCTGA